From the genome of Pseudomonadota bacterium, one region includes:
- a CDS encoding iron-sulfur cluster assembly accessory protein produces MVAKRDRRDYIEATTQNSTYLIPMSSEKLRLTKNAVNKLLSLQQSRNDNQPLLLKVTVDSGGCSGFQYRFDLVNAPDPEDHVFAQDGVQVAIDDASLNLIQGSEIDYAEEMIGSAFVIRNPNASSSCGCGNSFSL; encoded by the coding sequence GTGGTTGCAAAAAGAGACAGAAGAGATTACATAGAAGCTACAACTCAAAACTCAACATACCTTATACCGATGTCTTCAGAAAAACTACGCCTGACAAAAAATGCGGTCAACAAGTTGCTCAGCCTGCAACAATCCAGAAATGACAACCAACCATTGCTCCTAAAAGTAACTGTAGATAGTGGTGGTTGCTCAGGATTTCAGTATCGTTTCGATCTTGTCAATGCGCCCGATCCAGAAGACCATGTGTTTGCTCAAGACGGCGTACAAGTCGCCATCGATGATGCTTCCCTTAACCTCATCCAAGGATCGGAAATTGACTACGCAGAAGAAATGATTGGATCGGCATTTGTTATTCGCAATCCAAACGCATCCT